The DNA region ACGACACGCCGGGCCACCGTCTGCAGGACCGTTATTCGATTCGCTGCGCGCCGCATGTGATCGGCGTGGCGCGCGACGCGCTCTCGTGGGTGCGCCGCGATATCGAGAACGAACTGAACAGCGCGAACGACAACCCGTTGATCGATCCCGACAACGAACGCGTGCTGCACGGCGGCAACTTCTACGGCGGTCATATTGCCTTCGCGATGGATTCGCTGAAGGTGGCCGTCGCCAATCTGGCCGATCTGATGGACCGGCAGCTCGCGCTCCTCGTCGACGTCAATTTCAATAACGGCTTGCCGCGCAATCTGTCGGGCGCGACATCCGCGCGCGCCGCGATCAATCATGGTTTCAAGGCGGTGCAGATTTCGTCGTCCGCATGGACCGCGGAAGCATTGAAGAACACCATGCCCGCCAGCGTGTTCTCGCGCTCCACCGAGGCGCACAACCAGGACAAGGTCAGCATGGGCACGATCGCCGCACGCGACTGTTTGCGCGTGCTGGAACTGACGGAGCAGGTCGCCGCCGCGCATACGCTCGCGACGGTGCAGGCCGCTCGCCTGCGGTTGAAGATCGACAGCGCAACGCCGGTGCCCGCGCCGCTGCGAACGTTTATCGACAGCGTAAGCGCGCAGTCGCCCTTCGTCGAGGAAGACCGCGCGCTCGAACACGAGCTGCGCGCGCTGACCGCGCGCATTGCCGCGTGCGATCTGCTGCGGGACGATCGTGGAGGATCGAACGTATGACCGGGTCCCGCAAGGTGTTGAGCGCGAGCGCGACCGTGGAAGTGCCGTTCCACGACGTCGACGCGATGAACGTGTGCTGGCACGGTCACTATCTGAAGTACTTCGAGATCGGCCGCGCGGCGCTGCTGCGCGCTTTCGACTACGACTATCGCGAGATGCAGGCGTCCGGTTACCTGTGGCCGATCGTGGAGGCGCATCTGAAGTACGTACGGCCGGCCACCTACGGTCAGCAGATCGAAGTGCGCACGCAACTGCTCGAACACGAAAACCGCCTGAAAATAGGCTATGAAATCGTCGATTGCGCGTCTGGCACGCGGCTGACCAAGGGCTATACGATCCAGGTCGCGGTCGATGCCGCGACCCAGGAGTTGCAGTTCGTTTCGCCGCCGGTCGTGTTCGACAAGCTGGAGCGCGTATGGGGACGATGAATGTGCGTGCCGCGCTCGTGGGCGCATTGAGCGCGTTGAGCGTGACGACCGTAGCCGCTGTGTTCGCTGTGTTCGCCGTGACCGCATGGACGCAGCCTGCCGCGGCGGCATCGGCGACCCAGGGCGCGCCTGCCGCGGGCAACCCCGCGCTCGTCGCGCAGATCGCCGCGCGCCTCGCGCAAGCCAAGGGCGTGCGCGCCCAGTTCACGCAGACGCAAACGCTCGCCGCGATGAAGCAGCCGCTCGTCAGCACCGGCTCGCTGGTGTTTTTCCGCGAGCGCGGCGTGATCTGGCAGATCGACAAGCCCTACCAGGCCACCTACATCATCACCGACGCCGGCGTCGCCGAAGTCGACGCCAATGGCGGGCGCGTCACGACTCACGGCGCACAGGGCACGCGCGGCGTCGCGCAAGTCTCGAAGATGATGCGCGCCATGCTCGGCGGCGATCTGTCGGCGCTGTACTCGCAATTCGACGTCGAAGCCCAGGGCAGCGCCGCGCAATGGCGCATGCAACTCACACCGAACCAGCCGCAGATCGCCCAGTCGATCAAAGGTCTGGCGATGAGCGGCGGCGACTATCTACAGAACTTGCGCATCACGCTGGCGAACGGCGACGTCACCCAACTCGAGTTTACAAAGAGCGCGGCCGTCACCGAACTCACCGCGGCTGAGCGCGGCCTGCTCGGGGCGCCGTGATGGAGATGCTGCAACAGCGGTCCACGAAACAGGCGTGGGGCATGCGCGCCGCGTGGTTGCTGCTCGCGTTCGTGGCGGCGCTGTATTGCGGCTGGCGTTTCGCCGGACCGTCGCCGCTGCAAACCAATCTGCTCGCGCTCTTACCCGCGACCGAGGCAGATCCGGTCGCCGAAAAGGCGGTCGATACGCTGGCGAGCGCGCTCGGCGACCGCACGGTTTTTCTGGTCACCAGCAATGACGACGCGCACGCGAAAGCCGCTGCGAAGCAACTGGGCGCTTCATTGCAAAAGAGCGGCGCGTTCGGTTCCGTGACGGCGGAACTGCCGCCGTTCGACCTGTCGCAGATCGCGGCGCTATACATGCCGTACCGGTTCGGCTTGCTGGCGCCGGGCGACCGAACGGCGCTGGCGGGCAACGCCGTGGGCGCCACGCTGCGGGACACGCTTGCCCAGCGCATCTACAGCCCGCTGCGCGGCGGACTCACCACGCCGCTCGCCGACGACCCGTTCGGCTGGCTCGAACATTGGCTCGGCGGCCTGCCGCTCGCCACCTCGAATCTCGAACTCGAAGACAACATGCTGGTGTCGCATCGCGGCGCCGCCACCAGCGTGCTGATCGTCGCGACGCTGCCGGGCTCCGCCTACGAAACGAAGACGCAGCACGCCGTGCTCGCGGCGCTGGCCCAAGGCGAAGGCGCGTTGAAGCAGGCGTTCCCGGATGTCTCGGTGGCGCGAACCGGCGCCGTGTTTTACGCGCAAGCGGCGCGCGGTGCGTCGGAGCATGAAGTGCATCTGATCGGCATTGCTTCGCTGTGCGGCATCGCGCTGCTGATGATGTGGGTGTTCCGCTCACCGCGTCTGCTGTTGTTCGGCTTCGTGTCGACCGCGCTCGGCATTGTCTGCGCGCTGGCGGTGACGATGCTGGTGTTCGGCAAGCTGCATCTGTTGACGCTCGTATTCGGCGCGAGCCTGATTGGCGAGGCCGTCGACTATTCGATTCAGTACTTCGTCGTCTATCTCGGCGCGCAACGCGATTGGGACGCGCATCGTGGCGCGCGCGCCGTGCGTCCCGCGTTGAGCGTGGCGCTCGCGACGAGCCTGCTCGGCTACGCAATCCTCACGTGGGTGCCGTTTCCTGCGCTCAAGCAGATTGCCTGTTTCGCGATCGCGGGCATCACCACGGCGTTCGCCTCCGTGCTGTGGCTGCTGCCCGCGCTGCTCACGCGCGCGCCCAAACGCAGCCCGCAGCGCGTGTTCGCGGGCGCGGCGCGCGTGCTGACCGGGTGGCATCGCACGATCGGCGGCAAGCGGGCGTGGTTCGTGGCGGCACTGTTGCTGTTGCTGGCGATTCCCGGCTGGCTGCGTCTGACCAGCGACGACGATATCCATCTGCTGATCCAGCGCGATCCCGCGCTCGTCGCGCAGGAAGACAAGGTGCGCGAGGCGGTCGGCGTGGATAACAGCGCGCAGTTTTTCGTGGTGCGCGGCGAGACGCCGGAGCTCGTGCTCCAGCGCGCCGAAGCGTTGGGCACGAAACTGGATGCGCTGAACGGCACGGCGAACAAGGTCGGCAGCTATCAGTCGGTCGCGCAATTCGTGCCGTCCGCGAAACAGCAGAATGAAGACCGCGCGTTGCTCGCGCAACGTGTGTTCGACGATCGCGCCGCATTGCGCGCCACGCTCCTGCAAGCCGGCTTCAAGGATGAAGTGGCCGACGCCTGGCTCGCCGCGTACGCGAAACCGCAAACCCCGCTGACGATCGATACGTGGCTCGCGGCGCCGTGGTCGCAACCGTACAGACACCTTTGGCTCGGCGAAGTCGATGCGTCGGCGAAAGCCTATGCCGCGGTCGTCATTCCGCAAGGCGTGACGCCGCGCAACGAACCCGCGCTGATCGCGACCGCGCGAGGTTTGCCTGGCGTCGCGTTCGTCGACAAGGCTGCGAGCGTGTCGAAGCTGTTCGGCGCGTATCGCGTGGATAGCGGCTGGTGGCTCGGCGGCGCATTGTGCCTCGTGCTGGTTCTGCTGATGCTGCGCTATAGCGTGCGCGGCGGCATTGCCGTGGTGTTGCCGGTGCTGCTCGCCGTCGGCGTCACGCTCGCCGTATTCGGCTACGCGCGCGTGCCGCTGAATCTGTTCAACTGGCTCGCGCTGATGCTCGTGCTGGGCGTGGGCGCAAACTATGCCGTGTTCCTGCGCGAAGGCTGTCTGCGCGCGGACGCCGACCTCGGCGCGGTGTGGACGGGCGTGTTGTTGTCGGCGGCCACCACGTTGTTGTCGTTCGGCATGCTCGGCATGAGCGCGATGCCCGCGCTGAAGAGTTTCGGCGCGACGCTCGCGCTCGGCATCGCGGTCTCGGTGCTGCTCGCGCCGATCGGCATGCCATCGGAATCAAGGAGGGTCGCATGAAGGCGCCATCAGTTTATTTGCACGCGCTCGGCATGATCAACGCGCTCGGCGGCGACCTCGAGAGCATTGTCCCGGCGCTCGCCGCCGGCCGCTCGCCGGGTATGGCGAACGCGCATACGGGGATCGGCGAGGCGTTCGTCGGCAGCGTGCTCACGCCGCTGGAGCTCGCGCCGCGCGCCGAACTCGCCCGCTACGACTGCCGCAATAACCGCTTGCTGCTCGCCGCGCTGGCGCAGATCATGCCCGCTGTGGAAGCGGCGCGCGAGCGCTACGGCGCGCACCGTGTCGGCGTGGTGCTCGGCACCAGCACGTCGGGCATCGAAGCGGCCGAAGCCGCCTTCGTCTATCAGGCGCAAGCAGGCGATCTGCCCGCCAACTTCAATTACCGGCAAATGGAAATCGGCACGGCCGCGCCGTTCGCCGCCGCCGGGCTCGGCCTGCATGGTCCGGCGTTCACCATCTCGACCGCGTGCACGTCCAGCGCGAAGGCGTTTGCATCGGCGCGCCGGCTGCTGCAGTTGCACCTGTGCGATGCCGTGGTGGTGGGCGGCGTCGATTCGCTGTGCGAGTTGACGGTGCAGGGTTTCGCATCGCTCGAATCGACCAGCGCCACGCGCGCCAATCCGATGAGCCGCAATCGCTGCGGGATCAACGTCGGCGAAGGCGCGGCCGTGTTCCTGATGAGCCGCGACGAAGCGGCGGTGCGCCTCGCGGGCGTGGGCGAATCGAGCGACGCGCATCACATTTCCTCGCCGGATCCGCAGGGCGTGGGCGGCGAACTCGCGCTGCGCGCGGCGCTTGCCGATGCGGGCATCGAATCGTCGGCGATCGGCTACGTGAATCTGCACGCCACCGCCACGCGCAAGAATGACGAGATGGAAGCCAACCTGATGGCGCGCGTGTTTCCCGGCGGCGTCGCGACGAGCGGCACCAAGCCGCTGACCGGTCACCAGCTCGGCGCGGCGGGCGCCACCGAACTCGGCTTCGCCTGGCTGACGCTGGCGCGTGAGAACGTGCCTTTGCCGCGCCATCTGTGGGACGGCGAAAGCGATCCCGCGCTGCCCGCGCTGGATCTGGTCGAAAACGAGCGCTTCCTCTCGCAAGGCGGCGCGCAATACGCGATGAGCAATTCGTTCGCTTTCGGCGGCAGCAACGTCAGCCTCGTTCTTGCGCGATGAATTGCCCGACGAGTTGCCCGATGAGTTGCCCTATGACCCGCGCGATGCCCCCCACGCCCACCGTTGACGAACTGCTCCAGCAGCCGATCGAAGCGATCATCCCGCATCGCGGCACCATGCTGCTGATCGACGCGGTGCAGACGTTCGACGAAGAGACGCTGAGCGCGCGCGCCACGGTGCGCGCCGACGCGTGGTATGCCGATGCCGACGGCGCCATGCCCGCCTGGATCGGCATCGAACTGATGGCCCAGGCCATTGCCGCGCACGTCGCGTTGCTGGCCATGCGCGGCGGCGGCCGCGCGCGGCCCGGCGTGCTACTCGGCTCGCGCAGCTACAAGGCATTGCAGCCGTCGTTCGCCGGCGGCGCGCAGTTGTCGATTCACGTGACGGAACTGCTGCGCAGCGAAGAAGGCCACGGCGCCTACGAATGCACGATCCGCCATGGCGACGTGGACTGCGCCGAAGCCGTCATCAAGGTATTTCAACCGCCCGATTTTCAGTCATTCATCGAAGGGAGTTTCAATTCATGAGCCGGCGCGTTCTCGTTACCGGCGCAAGCCGCGGCATTGGCCGCGCGATTGCGTACAAGTTGGCCGCCGACGGCTTCGCGGTCTCCGTGCATTGCCGCACCGGGCGCAGCGAAGCCGACGCGGTGGCGACGGGCATCGCCGCGCAGGGCGGCACCGCGCGCGTGCTGCAATTCGACGTGCGCGAGCGCGCCGTGTGCCGCGAAGTGCTCGAAGCGGATGTCGCGGCACACGGCCCGTATTACGGCATCGTATGCAGCGCGGGCGTGACCCGCGACGCCGCGTTCCCGGCGCTCACCGAAGAAGATTGGGACATCGTGATCGAAACCGGTCTCGACTCGTTCTACAACGTCGTGCACCCGTTGACCATGCCGATGGTGCGGGCCCGCAAGGGCGGCCGGATCGTCACGATCGCTTCGGTGTCCGGCGTGATGGGCAACCGCGGCCAGGTCAACTACAGCGCGGCAAAGGCCGGCCTGATCGGCGCGACCAAGGCGCTCGCCGTCGAACTGGCGTCGCGCAGCATCACCGTCAATTGCGTCGCGCCGGGTCTGATCGAAACCGGTATGCTCGACGACATGCCGCTCGAACAGGCGTTGAAGACGGTGCCGATGAACCGCGTCGGCCAGCCTGCCGAGGTGGCGTCCGTGGTCAGCTTCCTGATGTCGGACGCGGCCTCGTATGTCACGCGCCAGGTGATCGGCGTCAATGGCGGGATGATCTGATGAAGCGGGTCGTCATAACCGGCATGGGCGGCGTCACGGCGTTGGGCGATAGCTGGGACGTCATCGAAACGCGTTTGAGGAGCGGCGTGAACGCCGTGCGGCGCATGCCCGAGTGGGATTACTTCGAGTCGCTGCATACGCGGCTCGCGTGTCCGCTGCCGGACTTCACGACGCCCGCGTACTATCCGCGCAAGAAAACCCGCTCGATGGGGCCGGTCTCGATGTATTCGGTGCGCGCGAGCGAACTGGCGCTCGCCGACGCGGGCCTTGCCGACGACGCGCTGATCAAGGACGGCCGCATGGGCGTCGCCTACGGTTCGTCGTCGGGCTCGGTGCAGCCCATCCGTGCATTCGGCACGATGCTCGAAACCGGCTCGATGAGCGACGTCACCTCCAACAGCTACGTACAGATGATGCCGCATACCACCGCGGTCAATGTGAGCCTGTTCTGGGATCTGAAAGGGCGGATCATTCCGACTTCGTGCGCGTGCGCCTCGGGCAGCCAGGCAATCGGCTATGCGTATGAGGCGATCCAGGCCGGCAAGCAGACGCTGATGCTGGCGGGCGGCGCGGAGGAACTGTCGGGTCCGGCGGTCGCCGTGTTCGACACGCTGTACGCCACCAGCACGCGCAACGACGAGCCGCATTTGACGCCGCGTCCATTCGATGCCGCGCGCGACGGCCTCGTGGTCGGCGAGGGCGCGGCCACGCTGGTGCTCGAAGAATACGAACACGCGGTGGCGCGTGGCGCGCGGATTCACGCTGAGATCGTCGGCTTCGGCTGCAACTCGGACGGCGCGCATATGACGCAGCCGACCGCCGAAACCATGGCGCTCGCGATGCAGCTCGCGCTCACCGACGCTCGACTGCCGCCTGAAGCCATTGCCTACGTGAACGCGCACGGCACCTCGACGGATCGCGGCGACATCGCGGAAAGCCATGCGACCGCGCAGACCTTCGGCGCGCGCATGCCGATCAGTTCGCTCAAGAGCTATGTCGGCCACACGCTCGGCGCGTGCGGCGCGCTCGAAGCCTGGTGGACCATCGAGATGATGAAGCGCAACTGGTATGCGCCGACCTTGAATCTGACGAACGTCGATCCGGCCTGCGCACCGCTGGACTACATCGTCGGCACCGGACGCGAGATCGATGCCGGGCATGTGATGAGCAACAACTTCGCGTTCGGCGGCATCAATACGTCGCTGATTTTCAGGCGCGTTCGATGAGCGTGGCGCTGCAACGCGTGGTCGTGACCGGCATGGGCATCGTGTCGTGCCTGGGCAATACGCTCGACGAAGTCTGCGCCGCGTTGCGCACGGGCCGCTCGCGTATCGAGCGGATCGACGCGTGGCGTGAGCGTGGGTTTGCTTCTCAGGTGGCGGGGGTTGCGTCGGTTGCGCACGAGCCGCCGTTCGAGCGCAAGCTCGAACGCTTCATGGGCGACACCGCGCGATTCGCCTGCCATGCGGCGCGCAAGGCGATCGGCGACGCGGGGCTCGATCTGGCGGCGTTGCGCTCGCCGCGCGCCGGCACGGTGATCGGATCGGGCGTCGGCACGATATCCAGTTACGACGCGGCCATGGCCGTCGCCCAGGCTCGCGGCGTCGACAAGGTGCCGCCGTACACGGTGCCGCATGCGATGAGCAGCACCGCGTCGGCCAACGTCGCGCAGGTGTTCGGGCTGGAAGGCGTCGGCTATTCGCCGTCATCGGCGTGCACGACCTCGGCGCTTGCGATCGGCCAGGCCATGCAGTTGATCCAGACCGGCCGCCAGCAGATCGTGCTGGCCGGCGGCAGCGAGTCGCTGCACGACAACATGACGCTCATGTTCGACGCGATGGGCGCGTTGTCGCGCCGCTTCAACGACGCGCCGCATCGCGCGTCGCGCCCGTACGACACGGAGCGCGACGGTTTCGTGATCGCCTCGGGCGGCGGCGTGCTGGTGCTCGAAGCGCTCGATCATGCGCTCGCACGCGGCGCGCGTATCTACGCGGAACTCACCGGATTCGGCGACTGCACGGACAGCTCCGGCATGGTCGCGCCGCGCGCGGCGGGGATCGCGCGCGCCATGCGCGGTGCGCTGAACGAAGCGGGCAAGCGGCCCGACTACGTCAATACGCACGCACCGTCCACTCCGCTCGGCGACCTGGAAGAACTACGCGCGTTGCACGAAGTGTTCGGCGCGGCGTCCGACCGCCGCATGCCGGCGTTTTCGTCGACCAAGGGGATGATGGGGCATCCGCTCGGCGCGTGCGGCGCGCACGAGGCGATCTATACGCTGCTGATGATGCGCGATGGTTTCATCGCGGGCACGGCGGGCATCGACACGCCTGAACCGGCTGTCGAGGGCATGCCGCTCGTGCGTGCGACGCGCGAGGCGCGCATCGGCACGGCGATGTCGGTTTCATTCGGGTTCGGCGGCAGTTGCGCGAGCCTGATGTTCGAAGCATGGCAGGGCGGCTGAAACGGCCGCGACTTTAAAAAACGAGGGCAAAAAAATGAAAAGAATCGCTGTATTGGGCGCGCTGGCGATCGTGGCTTTGACGCAGACGGGATGCGCCACGCAAGTGAAGTCGCTGCCGCTCGCGGCAGCCGGCGGCGAATCGCGCGGCGGCGTGCCGGTGTATTTCGGCCAGCAGGACCACCCGGCGGTCAAGACGCAACTGGGCGACGTGTCGTATTCGGTGCGGATCGCGCGCAAGGTCGCCGGTCCCGACGAAGCCTGTCACGAAGCGCTTGCCGAAGCCGTGCGGAAGTTGCGCGCGGCGGCGAACGAACGCCACGCCAATGCCGTCGTCGACGTGTCGACGCGCTTTCATAGCACCGAGAGCAATTCGTCGACCGACTTCACGTGCGGCGTCAGTCCTAGCGCCGCCGCGATCGCGGTGAAGGGGCAACTCGTCGTGCTGGATTCGAACTGAGCCGAATCGAAAATAGACCGCAATAGAACTCACCAGAGCAACGACAACGACCAAGGAGTCTCAATGAAACGCCACGTGCTGTTTGCCGCATTGTTTGCTTCGTTTGCCACGCTAAGCGCCGCGCCGGCTTTTGCCCGCGACACGGTCAACTACTATCCGGTGGATCAGGCCTTGCAAAGCGAGCCCGGCAAAGTGAGCGAGGACATCTCGCTGTATTTCGCGGGTCAGCACCATCCGGCCGTTTCGAAGACGATGGGCGAATTCGCGACCAACAAGAAGACCAACGCGTTCGGCAAGAGCGATTTGCAAGCCTGCCAGCACGTTTTCCTCTCGGCGGTGATCGAGTTGCAGGAACGCGCGCGCAAGGAAGGCGGCAACGCGGTGATCAACATCAAGAGCAACTACAAGAACGAATTGCGTGAGAGCGCGACCGAGTACACCTGCGGCGCGGGCGCGGTGATCGCCGGCGTGGCGTTGACGGGCGAAGTGGTGACGCTGCGCAAGTGAACGCGGATCCGTGCGCATCGGCGCGATGCCGGCATGAACTGGCGCGAAGGAGCAGCACGAACCCGCGCGAGAGGTAGTGAGAAGGAGCGGGAAGGCGAGGCACTCGCCGCCGCCCCGCGCTGTTTTACCGCATCAGGCGCGTGCCTTGCTGCATGACCATGCCGGGTGCGTTGCCGGGCTCTAGCCGGCTTTGACCGCCGCGACATTGACCAGCGTTTCACGACGCTTGCCGGGTTGCGGACGGTACAGGCCGAGCCGTTCGAGAAGACCGAAGTCTTTCGCGCGGCTCCACCAGAGGTAGGGTAGCGAGATGTTGCGCTCGCTAAAGTTAAAGCCGCCGCGGCGGATCATGTCGAGGTAGCCGTCGGCGCTTTTTTGCACCTGCATGGGATGACGGAACAGCAGCCGGATCACCCACGATTTGATGTACGCATCCGTGGATTCGGCGAACAGCAGCACGCCGCCGGGTTTGAGCACGCGGCGAAACTCGGCGAGCGCGCGTTCCTGCTCGACGAGATGATGGAAGGTTTGATGACAGAACACGATATCGGCGCTCGCGTCGGGCAGCGGCAGCTTCGCGCAGTCGCCATGCAGCAGTTCGATATCGGCGAGCTTGTCGCGACAGGCGCGGGCCGCTTGCGCGGCGAGCGTCAAGGACGGTTCGTGAAAGTCGATGCCGACGATGCGCCGCGGCTTGAACGCCTCGGCGAGCAGACGGAACGACAGCCCCTGGCCGCAGCCGACGTCGACGATCACGGGTGCCTCGGGCAAGGGCGTGTCGATCAAACGTTTGAGGTCGTTGATCGCGACCCGCAGCACATGGTGTTCCCAGGTGTAGGTACGCAGGAACCAGATCCCGAACGCCGTTTCCGGCACGAAAGGGACGCTGGATGATTCGGATGGCGACACGCTGGGCTCCCCGGCGAAATATTGTTCTTGCTGTCAGAGTGTAATTGCAACGAGATGTAAGGATGCAGCGAATCGCTGTTCCGGGCAAGCCAAACGATTGAGGCAAATTTGAGTACACATTCGTCAAAGCGCACGACGGTCGATGTCGTGATCATCGGTGCCGGACCGGCGGGCGCTGTCGCGGCGGCGCTGCTGCGCAAGGCCGGGCGTTCCGTGCTGGTGCTGGAGCGCCAGCATTTCCCGCGCTTCTCCATCGGCGAAAGCCTGCTGCCGCAAAGCATGGCCTACCTCGAAGAGGCGGGCATGCTGCAGGCCGTGGTCGAAGCCGGCTTCCAGTACAAGAACGGCGCGCATTTCGTGTATCGCGACCAGTCGTCGGCGTTCGACTTCCGCGACAAGCATTCACCGGGTTGGGGCACCACCTACCAGGTCGAACGCGCGGTATTCGACGACATCCTGATTCGCTGCGCAGCGGAGCAGGGCGCCGCCGTGCGCTTCGGGCACACGGTGCGCGCGGTTCACACCGGCGCCACGCCGTTGGTCGACGTGGTCGACGAAGCGGATCGCGCGTATCAGGTCGAAGCGCGTTTCGTATTCGACGCAAGCGGCTTCGGCCGCGTGTTGCCGCGCTTGCTGAACCTCGAAGCGCCGACGCGCATGCCCACGCGCGCCGCGCTCTTCACGCACGTGCAGGACGGCATTCCGGCCGGCGTCACCGACCGCAACAAGATCTGCGTGGCGACGCATCCGGAGCGTCGCGACGTGTGGTTCTGGATGATTCCTCTGGCGGGCGGACGCTCGTCGGTGGGCTGTGTCGCCGAGGCGAGTTTTCTCGACGTGCCGGACGCCGGGCGGGACGCGACACTGCGTGAGTTGATCCAGCAGGAGCCGACGCTGAACCGCCTGATCGGCAACGCGCCGTTCCTGATGCCGGTGCGTCACATCGGCGGCTATGCGGCGAACGTGGAGCGCCTGCACGGGCCGGGTTACGCGCTGCTCGGCAATGCGGGCGAGTTTCTCGATCCGGTGTTTTCGTCCGGCGTGACGATCGCGCTGCGCTCGGCGCATCTCGCGGTGCAGACCCTGAACCGGCAACTGGATGGTGAGCCGGTGGACTGGTCGGCGGATTACGACGTGCCGTTGCGCAAGGGCATCGATACGTTCCGCGCGTTCGTCGAGCGCTGGTACACGGGCGCGCTGCAGGACATCATTTTCTATCCGGAGCAGACGCCGTCGATTCGCCGCATGATCAGCGCGGTGCTGGCGGGCTATGCGTGGGACGAGTCGAACCCGTATGTCGCCGATCCGGTGCGGCGGCTGAATGCGTTGCATGAGGTGTGCATGCAGCGGTGATTGGCCCGCGCGATGCGCAGCGGCCTTCACCGCAGGCATGAATGAAAACGGCGCCTCGCAATCGACGCGCCGTTTCTTTATTCAACCGCTTGAATCAGATCGCTCAAGCCGCGATCCTCGCCGCGCCCGCCGCAGCCTGCCGCCCATCATCACGGCGATGCACGCGCTTGCCGGCCGCATACGTTTCGTAGATCGCGCGATCATCGCCGAGCAGCGCGAACGCGAACAGCAGTTCCTCGAGCGACTCGGTGCGCGCGGTGCGGCGCGCGAGCAGCGGCGTTGCGCGCGGATCGAGCACGACGAAGTCCGCTTCCGACTTCGGCTTCAACGTGCCGACCTTGTCCGCGAGATCGAGCGCTTGCGCCGCGCCGGCGGTGGCCAGATAGAACATGCGCGTGGCCGTCAGATGATGGCCGGTGAGGCGCGCCACCTTGTGCGCTTCGTTCATGGTTTGCAGCATCGAGAACGAGGTGCCGCCGCCGACGTCCGTCGCGAGCGCGATCGGCATGCCGGCTTCATCGGCCTTGTCGAAGTCGAACAGGCCGCTGCCGAGGAACAGGTTCGAAGTCGGGCAATGCGAGGCGAGCGTGCCGGTTTGCGCCATGCGCTTGCGGTCTTCCCCGTCGAGGTGGATGCAATGGCCGTACACGGCGCGGCGGCGCAGCAGGCCGTAGTGGTCGTAGATGTCCAGATAGCTGCGGTGGCCCGGGAACAGATCGGCCACCCATTTCACCTCGTCGTGATTTTCCGCGACGTGGCTCTGGATGAAGATATCCGGATGCTTG from Paraburkholderia aromaticivorans includes:
- a CDS encoding beta-ketoacyl-[acyl-carrier-protein] synthase family protein; the protein is MSVALQRVVVTGMGIVSCLGNTLDEVCAALRTGRSRIERIDAWRERGFASQVAGVASVAHEPPFERKLERFMGDTARFACHAARKAIGDAGLDLAALRSPRAGTVIGSGVGTISSYDAAMAVAQARGVDKVPPYTVPHAMSSTASANVAQVFGLEGVGYSPSSACTTSALAIGQAMQLIQTGRQQIVLAGGSESLHDNMTLMFDAMGALSRRFNDAPHRASRPYDTERDGFVIASGGGVLVLEALDHALARGARIYAELTGFGDCTDSSGMVAPRAAGIARAMRGALNEAGKRPDYVNTHAPSTPLGDLEELRALHEVFGAASDRRMPAFSSTKGMMGHPLGACGAHEAIYTLLMMRDGFIAGTAGIDTPEPAVEGMPLVRATREARIGTAMSVSFGFGGSCASLMFEAWQGG
- a CDS encoding signal peptidase, yielding MKRIAVLGALAIVALTQTGCATQVKSLPLAAAGGESRGGVPVYFGQQDHPAVKTQLGDVSYSVRIARKVAGPDEACHEALAEAVRKLRAAANERHANAVVDVSTRFHSTESNSSTDFTCGVSPSAAAIAVKGQLVVLDSN
- a CDS encoding excinuclease ABC subunit A, with translation MKRHVLFAALFASFATLSAAPAFARDTVNYYPVDQALQSEPGKVSEDISLYFAGQHHPAVSKTMGEFATNKKTNAFGKSDLQACQHVFLSAVIELQERARKEGGNAVINIKSNYKNELRESATEYTCGAGAVIAGVALTGEVVTLRK
- a CDS encoding class I SAM-dependent methyltransferase, with amino-acid sequence MSPSESSSVPFVPETAFGIWFLRTYTWEHHVLRVAINDLKRLIDTPLPEAPVIVDVGCGQGLSFRLLAEAFKPRRIVGIDFHEPSLTLAAQAARACRDKLADIELLHGDCAKLPLPDASADIVFCHQTFHHLVEQERALAEFRRVLKPGGVLLFAESTDAYIKSWVIRLLFRHPMQVQKSADGYLDMIRRGGFNFSERNISLPYLWWSRAKDFGLLERLGLYRPQPGKRRETLVNVAAVKAG
- a CDS encoding NAD(P)/FAD-dependent oxidoreductase, producing MSTHSSKRTTVDVVIIGAGPAGAVAAALLRKAGRSVLVLERQHFPRFSIGESLLPQSMAYLEEAGMLQAVVEAGFQYKNGAHFVYRDQSSAFDFRDKHSPGWGTTYQVERAVFDDILIRCAAEQGAAVRFGHTVRAVHTGATPLVDVVDEADRAYQVEARFVFDASGFGRVLPRLLNLEAPTRMPTRAALFTHVQDGIPAGVTDRNKICVATHPERRDVWFWMIPLAGGRSSVGCVAEASFLDVPDAGRDATLRELIQQEPTLNRLIGNAPFLMPVRHIGGYAANVERLHGPGYALLGNAGEFLDPVFSSGVTIALRSAHLAVQTLNRQLDGEPVDWSADYDVPLRKGIDTFRAFVERWYTGALQDIIFYPEQTPSIRRMISAVLAGYAWDESNPYVADPVRRLNALHEVCMQR
- the guaD gene encoding guanine deaminase, with the translated sequence MTQSASPAKAAQSAFRAQLLTFNGDPAQSPHAAIFNEDGLLIVEDGHVVAAGAYAALAPQLAPGTQVQDMRDKLIAPGFIDTHIHYPQTDMIASPAPGLLPWLETYTFPTERRFADPAYARDTASFFVEELLACGTTTALVYCTVHKESADALFTESEARNLRMVAGKVLMDRNCPEFLRDTAQSGYDDSAELIGRWHNRGRQMYALTPRFAPTSTEAQLEACGVLAGKHPDIFIQSHVAENHDEVKWVADLFPGHRSYLDIYDHYGLLRRRAVYGHCIHLDGEDRKRMAQTGTLASHCPTSNLFLGSGLFDFDKADEAGMPIALATDVGGGTSFSMLQTMNEAHKVARLTGHHLTATRMFYLATAGAAQALDLADKVGTLKPKSEADFVVLDPRATPLLARRTARTESLEELLFAFALLGDDRAIYETYAAGKRVHRRDDGRQAAAGAARIAA